AAGGAGTGTAGGACAAGAAATGGGGGCTGCAGTGATGGATGTGTCAACACTAGGGGAAGTTTTTACTGCAGATGTTCTCAAGGATTTCAGCTATTAGAAGACAAGAAAACGTGCAAAGGTAGTCATTGTCGACATTATTATGAGCTATTTTAGCTTGTCTACTGAAAAAATTCTTCATTAAAGTGAAGTATGGGCACaattttccatgcaaaaattaGGTCGATAAGTAATAAACAGGTTGTTAACTGGCTCTTATCTCAGATTTTAAGCGCTTAAGGTGATTGCGACTTATTGCATTAGATCTCGCTTAGGAAAAAGATGCTTCACAAAATTTGGAAAACACTCATGCTCAGTTCAACTTTTCCATCATAAAACAGACATAGACGAGTGTTCAATAACAAACGGTGGCTGCAGCCATGAATGTGTCAACACCCAAGGAAGCTACTTCTGTACCTGTCCAAGCGGTTATCATTTATCGAATCAGGAACAAAGAACGTGCATGCAAGGTAAATAATTAGTTACTTTTTGACTGCGTTTTAACCATTTTCGATTAACTTAAGTGATCTATGTTTGTAACGAATTACAAATTTGATTGAAAAGGGGGGCAGCATCCACTTTGTTCTCGAGTGCTTTTTTGGTATAACGAAAGCAGTTGGGAAAATAGACAGTCGGTTCTACCCAACAGCAAGATTACGATTGAAATAAACAGATAAAGGATGATGCTAACTGGAATACTATCTGAAATTCAACATGTCGTTGAATTATAAAATCGCATGGGTCAGAgcaatgtttttattttctcttgggacttaaaatggtcccaagagaaactggaaacaatgcttatgaaaaatttggagggacaaacaaagagtattatggtatttttgatactggctcattcggtctgtaatcatactagTGCTAACGcgcgcggtcgtccgatttgtTTATGACGAGTAtgactagtttacctaaatggtaaaaatgctgccgaggggaagggagatgttcagtTATGCTTGCGGAAATTTAACGATTGTTCGTGCGTGGAATTACTTAGCACTTACTTAGCACTTAGATCTCTCCGCGCCAGGAGGCGCATAAGGCCGCAACCCTCGTCTTCCAACCCACTCTGTCTTCCGCTATGACTTTGACTTCTCTCCAGCTGTTCCACCCTTCACTCTTTCGCTCATTTTCCACAGTTCGTCTCCACGTGGTCTTTGGTCGACCTACTGCCCGTTTCCCTTCTGGTTGCCACCCTAACGCTACCCTGCAGTTGTCGGTTGCATCTTTTCTCAAGACGTACTCGATCCAGTTCCAGCGCCTCCTGCGGATCTCATCACTGGTCTTATTTATTCCTGTAATATCCCCTATCCTCTCGTTGCTCACTCTCTGTGGCCACCGAATTCCGAGGATTCGTCTGAGGCACACAAACTGGAATGCGTCCATCTTCTTTTCCTCCACCTTTGTCATTTTCCATGCCTCGCATCCGTAGAGTAGTACTGGGCGTACTAGCGTCTTGAACAGCTTGATCTTCGTTTGGCGTCCTATGCTCCGTAACCTCCATACCTTGGTTAGGTTATAGAACGCCCTTCTTGCTTTATTTAGTCGGTTCCTAATATCTTCAGTTCCACCACCATCTTTCCTGACCGTTGCTGCGAGGTATACGAATTCTTCCACTTCTTCGACTTCATCTTCTCCAATCTTGACCCTGTCCTGCCGTCTTGCATTCGATCTCATAATCTTGCATTTTGCCGCATTGAGCTTCAGTCCTACACGCCCAGCGTTCTCCACCAATCGATCCGTCTTGCTCTGTATATGCTCGTACTTCGACGAGATCAGAGCAATATCGTCTGCGAAGTCAAGGTCTTCTAATACGCTGGTGAAGTTCCATCGTATTCCATTCTTCTGCCCGTGTGTCGTCTTTCTCATCACCCAATCTATTGCTATGAGGAAGAGAAATCCTGACATAACACACCCTTGCTTGACTCCCGTCGTGATCTTGATCCACCTCGTCTGTTCCCCGTCATCCATTACCGTACACTCAAATTCCTCATACATGATTTTAACCATCTTCACCAGCTTTTCAGGTATGCCGTACGACTTCATGATCTTCCACAAGCTTTCTCTATGGATCGAATCAAAGGCCTTCTCGAAGTCAATGAAGTGTGTGTACAGCGTCGCTCTCCACTCATTCACCTGCTCCATGATGTTGCGGAGAATGAAGATCTGCTCCACTGTGCTCCTATTCCTACGGAACCCCGCCTGTTCTTTTCTGAGGGCCTCATCCACTCCCCGTTGGATCCGATCGATTATGATTCGGCCCATGATTTTGCTCATTACTGGCAGCAGTGTCACTCCTCTCCAGTTTTTACATTCGTTTAAGTCCCCTTTCTTTGGTAGTTTGACGATGATGCCTTTCTTCCAGTTATCTGGTATTCTCTCTTCCTTCCATATCTTCCTGTATAGTCTTGTCAGTTCTTGTACTGCTATGTCGCCGCTTGCTTTCAGCAACTCTGCGGGTATTTCGTCCATTCCAGGTGCCTTTCCACTTTTCGTCTTCCTTAGGGTCCTCCATATTCTCCTTATCATGATGTGGTCTATCTGGTTCCTTGTTTGCCCTTCAGGGGAGACCCACGTGGCCTTGTGTATGTCCTTATGGGGGAAGCATGTTCCGGTGATGACAAGGCCGTTAATGGAGCAGTACTCGCACAGCCTCTCTCCATTGTCGTTCCTGCTCCCTAACCCGTGTCTCCCTATAACCTCCTCCATCTCGCTGTTATCGTCTCCCACCTTTGCATTCATATCACCCATGACGATCACAATGTCATTTTTGTTGCACCTGTCCGTTGTTGTCTGTAATTGGTGATAAAAGTCATCTTTCTCTTCTGGTGTGGCATCGTTTGTTGGCGCATACGCTTGGATGATGGTTATCTTCTTGAATCGTGAATAGAACCTTGCGCTGATCACTCTGCTGCTTACATGCATCCATTCCATTAAGCTTCTCTGCGCCTCCTGTGATATCATCAATGCCACACCTTTTTGATGTCCTTCCTCCTCTCCAGCGTACAACAAGGTGCTGCCGTTAGCGAGAGTGACCCGTCCAGCCCCTGTCCATCTTGTCTCGCTGATCCCCAGCACGTCTAGTTGGTATCTATCCATCTCCCTCGCCACCTGTGTGGCTTTACCTGCTATATACATCGTGCGTACATTCCAGCACCCAATCCGGGTAACTGACTTTGGCGTCGCCATTGACCTTGTCGGTCGCTGAGCTTCCCGTAGGCTTTTACCCAGTGACGTCCTGGTGCTTCCGGCTGGTTGTCCGTCAGCAGCTACGGCTTCGCCATCATTGATTCGAATCTGATGAGTTGCGGTTTCTGTAATCCGTTGTTTTTTTCCGAGAACAGGTGATTGGCCTGTAGCTCAACCCCCAACCTGGAGGACCAGGGGATCACACTTCGTCTGGACTCTACCCTTCGACCTGTTCGGCATGGGTGACCCTACCAGGAGTACAAGACTCCAGCCGGCATAGCTCTAGGGGTCATTGAGACACACAAACCACCCCACCACGATAAGGTGGTGACCCCTTTTGGAGTGGTCGTGCGTGGAATTAaagggagatttttgctaccgcagtgagtgagcctgaagcgaacgaacgaggcagctttCTAATCGGAAGGAGAACATATTTTTCTCCGAAgcgcaagggattgtggtcaaaggcccaaggaattgtggttatgcgctcAAAAAATAGATAGTTTCACTGTCACGctacaaaaaatgtttgttttaacCACTTCTCcaataggccacgttcgatatatcaatattcacacatggctctGAGGCTTCCATGAGACTTGGGAGACAATTACGTCTTCCACCCAAGTGGCTGCGATTAAAATCAAGGGGATGATCCTAAATGGAATACTGTCTAGGATTCAACATAGCGTTGAACTCGGAAAAAAGACAAGACTGGAGGGCGCAATGGTTGCTTTTTACGTTGTGTCTGGTTGCTGGATTTGCTTtgcataaaaagaaattaatatCATGCGAGAAGTCACAAAAGTCATCATTGTCTCGATTCCCTAAGTTTCATTCTAGAGTGGCTGTTGTTGACAAACGGGTTACCAATCAAGCAAAGGAAAGACAAGTATAGACGTACAGAGCTTTGAATTTAGTGGTGGGTTGATACATGGCTGGTTTATGTATGTCCACCCAAAGGGTTCAAACTTTTCTAACATGAACTTTTGCGAAAGCTTAGTACGTAACTACAATTGATGTCCATAAAATTGAAAGTTAGGTTTAGTTAGTCCAGCTAACTAAAACAGAGCCGACGTTCCTCAATCATTACTTAAGGTCCCTTTGTAGCTACATGATGACGCAGAAACTTCATAGAAAGCATGACTGTTTGGGAATACAAGTGatcaagaaaaaaagcaaacaaaatcaaGAAGCCCTACGATTTAGTTTCGTGGAACTAATTAAAAGAAGAAACGCTTGGAGGACTAAAAAGGAAGGGAAAATATTTTCAATCTAAAAAGCATTTGACGAACAAAGCCAACTTAAATCCCTTGTGGGACATTTGAAAGTTTCTTGTTCTAGACTATAGGACGGTTTGAAAAAATATGTCATCAGCAATTGTCATTAGAAATTATCCAAAACATTAACAGATGGGTTCACGGACGTGAAAAACGTAATACAACAGATATTTaactgaatgaaataaatgtatataagTTTGAAGTGCGGGTCCTAGAGGACATGTAAAGGGATAACTCAAttctcgcacttatctggacaattttagcaattgtccCTTATAGGCACCTGAAAGAGATCAGTCAAGTGGTTTAaaagggattcgaacccatgacctctgggaTGCAATACAATGCATTGCGATGTTATACTAACTGAGCTAAGAATttactcagttgggagcaggtagATTTGTTGAGCTGAGGTattcctgtgaaaggactcTATGAATGAAAGTCTGGAGTGTACATAATCAAGGACATGTGCCCTTCTATTCGGGAAACTGAAAATCAAAAGTCAATCAGTTGTAAGTTTTCTTTGTTAGGAGCTTAAGAAGCCATGATAAAGATCTCCGAGAATAGGAAACCAATAAAGAGAGTCATGCCAGaagaacactcttatctaattatATAATTCACTCTCGTAAGTACTTGACTCGAACCTTGTCGACGTCAAAACCATGTGATCccgtcaggagcccatcctggagcgtgcaacttccatacagagtctgtgaaacggcgttttcacaagtaggtttgtttttagactagcccttcccgcgaattaggtcaaaaaacaaagtcagttacggttcggtgaccctatgacgtcagcttaatttcttgtagtTGGTCATCGGGCttctgtgggagtctcattagtgggaaattcaatctaaaaataaccttacttgtgaaaacgccgttgcacaagtatagtcaagttgcacgctccgggtgatgggctcctaaTCCCGTTCATTTATCATGAAAATTAAGTCAAAAGTtcgagttaaggacggtgccttctaattaaaggtatttttgccccggtgtgtgattatgcagaaaatgtaggtcttaacaagtgttatattgaaatccaaaaagaaaattgggggtaaccacgcatttttcaaagataattcatgaataatatttgaaaaaagctttaaaatgcaaagcaatgtatggcgttcttcctcaaattgaagcttaattatctctcaaaatgcatggttacccccaattttctttttgaataccaagagtacttactaaggtctactttctccggatatttttaaaccgcgcaaaaatattcctgcattagtaagcatcggcgataggaaatccgagtacctggagatgcacagaacgtatgcgcaataacaatagtaggcaccgtcctaaatTGACGTCTAACTTTGACGTTGTCATGGGCTTCTAACGGACTTACAACAGCCACTGAATATGTTTTGTACCAATCTGCGGTCTGTAAACTCAGCAAAAACGAAAGGAACAGTGAGTAAAAATAGGAGCGCTGATGAATTCATTGTGAGTTTCACCATTCTTTTTAGATAACTTAAATTGAAAGTCAGTAGTTTCCTTGAACCTTTGCAACGACATGATATCATGTGAGATCAAGTAAAACACCGCGTTCAATTTGCAAGGGGTCGTCAACACTTGTCTTTCTCACCGTAGTTGATAGACGGGagtggttatgaaacccgacaaatttctttgttgtaggtttttgttctcttttttggccttgaccgtgcacaaaacacaatagttgtttactccgtactgaggaactaaccaatagaaacgtgttgattaagcaattcatgcatagtgtatgagcgcaaaacaacagattgtgcacggtcgtggactttccaacctaaatctcggcatctttgtttgctcctttgatgtttgccgagtcttcaaaccagtcccctctattaactatgttctCACAGTGTATTGAAACTGTGATGAGAAGTTACATACTGATCAATCGTGgaaatcaaagggttaatgtcAGTTAGGATCCGACGACTTAGATCAAACAGCTAGTACCCTAGTCCTGTTCCAGGACTCCCTCTACCCCGCCTTGAATTGAAAATGGGCCTAAGTAAACCcaaggcgggaaaagagagagtcctgtattacttgcaggcgcatgctcggattaagcatacgtttttttttttgttttttttttttttgcaatttcagcAGCTATTCTCACACAGATTCTTTATAAAGGCtctcgggagagcaattaaatcaaaatttgatattttctgcGTCAGCATCACgcagctgttcagttgggttaaaggcacgaaattccatactttcgtatgtcatccatctgatcATTCACGATAGGGACTCACGGTGAGAAGGAATGATTTACAATTGCCATCGGAttcggatcgaagaaaatcacAAACACATTAATATTAgtgtagcaaacagacttgccaaatcctaGCTTAATGTAACTCCCTTGCTAATTCTGCTCTAAGAGGCCCACTGGGACATTTGATATTCTCGCGCATCAGGCTATTATGCTAATAAGACTAGTAGTTTAAACTCGATGGCAACGGTAAAACGAAGGTTTTTCCTTTTGCGAGTTATTAGAGCTAGTGGTTGTTGCTATTATTGTAAATTCCCTCCCGATCATCGTCGTCCAGAGGCCTATCAGTTATTTCAGGAAAAAGCTGTAAGTCTGAGTTCTTTCTGTCTTTAAaagttgtaaataattgtttgttttgttctaTTTTCAGTCAAACTCGTTGTTGTGAATAAACTTTAACGTGTACTTGTTTCAACGATGTTTGAAGACCGGTACAAATTGGCCTCGCGTTACGACGATAATACTTAATGAGCTGTTCAGTGCTGTTTTAACGAAAATATCATTACCGGTAATGACTACACGGATAGCTTGCAAttgttccgccttaggcacaaagATAAAGTGTCATTTCTTAAATTCGAAATCAGTGGCCTCCAGAAGCTTAGCATAATAATTTCTTTCACATTATCCGCCATGTCTCCAGTATAAAAGCACTGTAATAAACGATGCTATAAAAGCACTGTAATAAACgatgcccaaataaggaatcttttACCAaatatggcttttttttttctttttttttttggaggggggggggggggggggtggcgcCATTCCGaccatgcgcctgcaagtaacaTAGGACTCCCTCTTTTCCCGACTGGCTTCCAGGCCCACTTTCAATCAAAGGCgaggtaagagggagtcccggaacaggacttcTAGTATCCTCCT
Above is a window of Montipora capricornis isolate CH-2021 chromosome 6, ASM3666992v2, whole genome shotgun sequence DNA encoding:
- the LOC138051034 gene encoding craniofacial development protein 2-like, which gives rise to MYIAGKATQVAREMDRYQLDVLGISETRWTGAGRVTLANGSTLLYAGEEEGHQKGVALMISQEAQRSLMEWMHVSSRVISARFYSRFKKITIIQAYAPTNDATPEEKDDFYHQLQTTTDRCNKNDIVIVMGDMNAKVGDDNRINKTSDEIRRRRWNWIEYVLRKDATDNCRVALGWQPEGKRAVGRPKTTWRRTVENERKSEGWNSWREVKVIAEDRVGWKTRVAALCASWRGEI